A stretch of DNA from Streptomyces rubradiris:
CACGGGCTACACGACTCCCTTCTCGATCATCCTCACGGTGCTGATCGGCTGGTCCGTCGCGTACGGCACCCTCTACGCGGTCGGCTCCCCCAATGTCCGCCCCACCGGCCAGACCCTGATGGCGGGCCTCAGGCACGTCGGCTTCCGCCCCGTCAGCGCCTCCCGGGAGGACACCTCGGAGTCGGAGAGCGGCGACCGGGGCCGGCGCTATTTCGTCGCCCTGGAGGACGGCCCGCCGCTGGACGTCACGGTCGTCGACCGGGAACAGCAGGCACAGGGGTTCTTCTACCGCGCGTGGCGCAATCTGACCCTGCGCGGCTTCGCCACCCGCTCCAGCCTCCAGTCGCTGCGCCAGGCGCTGGAGCAGGAGGCGCTGCTGGCGTACGCGGCGATCGCGGCCGGCGCCAACGCGCCGAAGCTGATCGCCACCTCGGAACTCGGCCCCGACGCGGTGATGCTCGTCTACGAGCACACTGGGGGCCGCACCCTGGACTCGCTGGCCGACGAGGAGATCACCGACGATCTGCTGCGCAACACCTGGCACCAGGTACGGGCGCTGCAGTCCCGGCGCATCGCGCACCGCAGGCTGGCCGGTGACGCGATTCTGGTGGATCGTTCCGGCAGGGTGATCCTCACCGATCTGCGCGGCGGCGAGATCGCGGCCGGGGAACTGCTGCTGCGCATGGACGTCGCCCAGCTGGTCACCACGCTCGGCCTGCGGGTCGGCGCCGAGCGCGCCGTGGCCTCGGCGGTCGGCGTGCTCGGGCCGGACGCGGTCGCCGACTGCCTGCCGATGCTCCAGCCGATCGCGCTGACGCGCTCCACGCGCGCGACACTGCGCCGGCTGGCCCGGGAGCGGGCCCAGCGCGAGCGCGAGGCCGTGCTCGAAGCCTCCCGCCAGGCCAAGCTGGCACGCCTGGAAGAGGCGTCCGGGACGGCCGGGACAGCCGCCGGAAAACCCGACAAGAAGACCGTCCGCGCCGAGCAGCGCGCGGAGAAACGCGCCATCGACGAGGCCGTGGAGGAAGCCCGCGAGGAGGACCTGCTCACCCAGATCCGGCACCAGGTGTTGCGGATCAGGCCCCAGGCCCCCGTGGAACCGGCCCGTCTGGAGCGGATCCGGCCGCGCACGCTGATCAGCTTCATCGCCGGCGCGATCGGTGCCTACTACCTGCTGTCGCAACTGACCCACATCGAGTTCGGAACGCTGTTCGCGCAGGCCCAGTGGGGCTGGGTGGCCGCCGCGGTGCTGTTCTCCGCGCTCAGTTACGTCGCCGCGGCGATGGCGCTGCTGGGGTTCGTACCGGAGCGGGTGCCGTTCCCCCGGACCGTGGCGGCGCAGGTCGCCGGGTCGTTCGTGAAGATCGTGGCACCGGCCGCGGTCGGCGGGGTGGCCCTCAACACGCGGTTCCTCCAGCGCGCGGGCGTGCGCCCGGGGCTCGCGGTGGCGAGTGTCGGCGCCTCGCAGCTGTTCGGGCTCGGCTGCCACATCCTGATGCTGCTCTCCTTCGGCTATCTGACCGGTACCGAGAAGACGCCGTCGCTGTCGCCGTCCCGTACGGTCATCGCGGGCCTGCTGACGGTGGCCGTCCTGGTCCTCGTGGTCACCTCGGTGCCGTTCCTGCGGAAATTCGTCGTCACGCGCGTGAGGTCGCTGTTCGCCGGTGTCGTACCGCGCATGCTCGACGTGCTCCAGCGGCCGCAGAAGCTCATCACCGGCATCGGCGGCATGCTGCTGCTGACCGCTTGCTTCGTGATGTGCCTGGACGCCTCCATCCGGGCCTTCGGCGACGGCTCGGTGTCGCTGAGCATCGCCAGCGTCGCCGTCGTCTTCCTCGCCGGCAACGCGCTCGGTTCGGCGGCCCCCACCCCCGGTGGCGTCGGCGCGGTCGAGGCGACCCTGACGGTCGGTCTGATCGCCGTGGGCCTGCCCAAGGAGGTCGCCGCCCCGGCCGTCCTGCTGTTCCGGCTGCTGACCCTGTGGCTGCCGGTGCTGCCGGGCTGGCTGGCCTTCAACCACCTCACCCGCAAGGGAGCGCTCTGAGGCCGGTAGGGAAGCCCTCTGAGACCCGCGAGGGAACGGCTGAGACGGAGAGGGAGCGCTCCGAGAACCGCGAGGGAACGGCTGAGACCGAGAAGGAGCGCCCCGAGAACCGCGAGGGAGCCCTCTGAGCGCCCGGTGATGTAGCCCGGACGGCCCGCGCCCCGCGCGAGCCGGCGTGCGCACGCTCACGATGGGGAGCATGGCGAACCCCTCCCGGCTGCGCGCCACCGCGCTGACCACCTCCGCTGTGCTGCTCTTCGCCGCGCTGACCGGCTGCGGCGGCGACTCCGAGGACGGGGATCTCACCCACCAGCGGCTGGACTGGAAGGACTGCCCGGTCCCGTCCGAGGCGGAGGGCGGCGGCAGCGCCCCCTCGCCGCTGCCGAACGGCACCGAGTGGCAGTGCGCCACCATGAAGGCGCCGCTGGACTGGGCCGAGCCCGAGGGCGACACGATCGGCATCGCCCTGATCCGCGCCCGGGCCGGCGGCCCCGCGGACCGCCGGATCGGCTCGCTGGTGTTCAACTTCGGCGGCCCCGGCGGCAGCGGCGTCACCACGCTGCCCGCGTTCGGCCCGGACTACGCGGCCCTCGGCACCCGCTACGACCTGGTCAGCTTCGACCCGCGCGGGGTCGGCCGCAGCGCGCCGGTCAAGTGCGAGAGCGACGCCCGGCTGGACGAGTTCTTCCAGCAGGACGCCACCCCGGACGACGGCGCCGAACGCACCGAGCTGTTGCGGCGCACCCGGCAGTTCAACGCGGCCTGCGAGCAGAACTCCCAAAAGATCCTGCCGCACGTGCGCACCACCGACGCGGCCCGCGACATGGACCTGATGCGCCAGGTCCTCGGCGACCGCAAACTGCACTACTTCGGCATCTCCTACGGCACCGAACTCGGCGGCGTCTACGCCCACCTGTTCCCCAAGAACGTCGGCCGGGCCGTCTTCGACGCCGTCGTCGACCCCACCCAGAACGCCGAACAGAGCGCGCTGGGCCAGGCGAAGGGCTTCCAGCTCGCCCTGGACAACTTCGCCGAGGACTGCACCTCCAAGACCACGGAATGCCCGATCGGCGACACCCCGCAGGAAGTGAAGGAGCGCATCGCGAAACTGCTCGCCGATCTGGAGAAGAAGCCCATCCCGGGCATCTCCCCGCGCGAGCTGACCCAGACCGCCGCCACCAACGGCATCGCGCAGTCCCTGTACTCGAAGGACTTCTGGGAGTACCTGACCGAGGGGCTGGAAGAGGCCTACGACGGCGACGGCAGAATCCTCATGCTGCTGTCCGACTCGATGAACGGCCGCAGCGAGAACGGGGAGTACAGCAATCTCACCGCGGCGAACGCCGCCATCAACTGCTCCGACGACAGGGCGCGGTACACCGTGGACCACGTCCAGCGGCGGCTCCCCCGGTTCCGCGCCGCGTCCGAGCTGTTCGGGGACTACCTGGCCTGGGGCCTGATCAGCTGTACGGACTGGGCGGTGCCCGGCGCCGCAGACCATCCCGAGGTGAGCGCGCGGGGGTCGGCGCCCATCCTCGTCATCGGCAACACCGGCGACCCGGCCACCCCGTACGAGGGCGCGAAGAAGATGGTGAACGCGCTCGGCAAGGGCGTCGGCGTCGAGCTGACGTACAGGGGCCAGGGGCACGGGGCCTACGACAGCAAGAACAAGTGCGTGCAGCGCGCGGTGAACGGCTACCTGCTGGACGGGAAGGTGCCGAAAGCCGGCCTGGTCTGCTCCTGACATCTCCCGGAACCGGCGAGTAAGCGCAGGTCAGAGCGTTATCCACAGGCGCCCACGACCGGGCCGAAGACGCCTACCATGGCTTGGACGACCGGCGCGGCACGACGCGGCGGGCCTGTTACGGGGGGTGCTCATGAAGCGATTTCTACGGTGGACGGCCGCGGTGGCGGCCGGGCTGCTGCTGGCCGGCTGCGGCGGCTCGTCCGGCGGGGACGGAAAGGGCGACGAGGGCAAGGGGACCGGCTCCGCTCCCCCGTCGGCACCGGGCTCCCCCGCCGCGCCGTCCGCCACGGCCCTTCCCGCCTCGCTCACTTCGCAGCGGCTCGACTGGCACCGGTGCGAGGCCGTCGGTGACTCCCCCGCGCCGGGCGCCGCTTGGCGGTGCGCGACGCTCAAGGTGCCACTGGACTGGTCCGCTCCGCATGGCAAGACGATCGGTGTCTCCCTCATCCGCTCCCGGGCGACCGGCGGCGACCGCATCGGCTCGCTGCTGTTCAACTTCGGCGGCCCCGGCGGCTCGGGGCTGTCGGCGATGCCGTACTTCGCCTCCGCGGTCTCCGAACTCCACGAGCGCTACGACCTGGTGAGCTGGGACCCGCGCGGCGTGGGCGCGAGCGCGGGCGTGCGCTGCCGC
This window harbors:
- a CDS encoding lysylphosphatidylglycerol synthase domain-containing protein; its protein translation is MNEQGAHPDRAAGTPDASAHPDASRAGETGTGARREDTGPPENDAVRGDDSTADDAVRGDDSTADDAVRDDDSAAKDTGPSGNDGAREDDSAPRADGTRDEASGGDDGTRARTDASAADESDVPRARDGDAAPERTPGAANTPPDHPPYDDDPHAERVAVDEPLLPARVHRPSDLMRLLVGVLAIVVLLAIAAFAHGTTSGFEQDINKGTGQAPDLLIKIAGLASSIAILLVPVAFAIERLVKRDGLRIADGVLAAVLAHGVTLATDLWVARAAPDSIQEALTQPSPGDIHALTDPVHGYLAPVIAYMSAVGMSRRPRWRAVLWIVLLLDAFSMLVTGYTTPFSIILTVLIGWSVAYGTLYAVGSPNVRPTGQTLMAGLRHVGFRPVSASREDTSESESGDRGRRYFVALEDGPPLDVTVVDREQQAQGFFYRAWRNLTLRGFATRSSLQSLRQALEQEALLAYAAIAAGANAPKLIATSELGPDAVMLVYEHTGGRTLDSLADEEITDDLLRNTWHQVRALQSRRIAHRRLAGDAILVDRSGRVILTDLRGGEIAAGELLLRMDVAQLVTTLGLRVGAERAVASAVGVLGPDAVADCLPMLQPIALTRSTRATLRRLARERAQREREAVLEASRQAKLARLEEASGTAGTAAGKPDKKTVRAEQRAEKRAIDEAVEEAREEDLLTQIRHQVLRIRPQAPVEPARLERIRPRTLISFIAGAIGAYYLLSQLTHIEFGTLFAQAQWGWVAAAVLFSALSYVAAAMALLGFVPERVPFPRTVAAQVAGSFVKIVAPAAVGGVALNTRFLQRAGVRPGLAVASVGASQLFGLGCHILMLLSFGYLTGTEKTPSLSPSRTVIAGLLTVAVLVLVVTSVPFLRKFVVTRVRSLFAGVVPRMLDVLQRPQKLITGIGGMLLLTACFVMCLDASIRAFGDGSVSLSIASVAVVFLAGNALGSAAPTPGGVGAVEATLTVGLIAVGLPKEVAAPAVLLFRLLTLWLPVLPGWLAFNHLTRKGAL
- a CDS encoding alpha/beta hydrolase, which encodes MANPSRLRATALTTSAVLLFAALTGCGGDSEDGDLTHQRLDWKDCPVPSEAEGGGSAPSPLPNGTEWQCATMKAPLDWAEPEGDTIGIALIRARAGGPADRRIGSLVFNFGGPGGSGVTTLPAFGPDYAALGTRYDLVSFDPRGVGRSAPVKCESDARLDEFFQQDATPDDGAERTELLRRTRQFNAACEQNSQKILPHVRTTDAARDMDLMRQVLGDRKLHYFGISYGTELGGVYAHLFPKNVGRAVFDAVVDPTQNAEQSALGQAKGFQLALDNFAEDCTSKTTECPIGDTPQEVKERIAKLLADLEKKPIPGISPRELTQTAATNGIAQSLYSKDFWEYLTEGLEEAYDGDGRILMLLSDSMNGRSENGEYSNLTAANAAINCSDDRARYTVDHVQRRLPRFRAASELFGDYLAWGLISCTDWAVPGAADHPEVSARGSAPILVIGNTGDPATPYEGAKKMVNALGKGVGVELTYRGQGHGAYDSKNKCVQRAVNGYLLDGKVPKAGLVCS